A window of Bacillus kexueae genomic DNA:
TTCATTTTTTGTAAAATGTTACTTACGTGGTTTTTAACGGTTTTTTCACTGATAAATAGCGCTTCGCCAATTCCTCTATTGCTTTTTCCGTCAGCAAGCATTTGTAATACTTCACATTCGCGCCGAGTTAAAATATGTAATGGTCTGCGAATTTCCGTCGGTACTTGGTGAACATTAGTCACTTGTCCTTGAGATGCAAGGCGACGGAATTCTTTTACTAAATTATGTGTAATTTTCGGGTGTAAATAGGATCCACCATCGGCTACTACTTTCACCGCGTCAATTAACGTATCGGCGTCCATTTCTTTTAGTAAGTACCCTTGGGCTCCCGTCTTTAGGGCACGTGTTACGTAGTTTTCATCATCGTGAATCGATAAGATGATCACTTTTGCGTCTGGGTTTGCTTCGACTAACTGCTTCGTTGCTTCAACGCCGTTTACATTTGGCATGTTAATATCCATGATTATGACGTCTGGATCATTTTCTTGAACAACCATTAAAGCTTGGCTTCCGTCCTCTGCCTCTGCTACTACTTCAAACGCAGGTTCAAAATCTAAAATACGTT
This region includes:
- a CDS encoding response regulator, whose amino-acid sequence is MTDKIKIVLIDDHQLFREGVKRILDFEPAFEVVAEAEDGSQALMVVQENDPDVIIMDINMPNVNGVEATKQLVEANPDAKVIILSIHDDENYVTRALKTGAQGYLLKEMDADTLIDAVKVVADGGSYLHPKITHNLVKEFRRLASQGQVTNVHQVPTEIRRPLHILTRRECEVLQMLADGKSNRGIGEALFISEKTVKNHVSNILQKMNVNDRTQAVVVAIKNGWVEVR